One part of the bacterium genome encodes these proteins:
- a CDS encoding PBP1A family penicillin-binding protein, translated as MAKRPIRLGPQAPRGRRASGTPKARGEIKEPPRRRPRPASGALSRGAAPPPAGRVRVRLRAFWRLLRNTAALVLVLGVVLFVALSAGGLYYYRQVAGELPDVSLLRSYKPSLVTKVYDRNGKLMREFFIERRFLIHFEEIPSVAIQATLATEDARFEEHSGVDLFGILRAATRNFFEGYIVEGGSTITQQLAKSFFLSSRRSLRRKLSEAILAVRIERHFEKREILNLYLNQIYYGQGAYGIEAAAQVYFGKKAARLTLPEAALLAGLPRAPSIYNPFRSVKLARKRRSHVLRRMLEEGYIKPGEYAEAELAPVQLHRPELLADEANYAVEYVRRRIERQYGSSGLYRSGLRIYTTLDGAIQRAAAEAVRRGILSVDQRQGYRGPLGRVPAGQSETVTWKTVEGFLEKGREWREIRSGKWEPAVVLGVRPGTLQLRLRTGAGLLRIQDARWARRFNPKMDGLQERLESFRGIFRRGEIILVERLSPARGGSVPVALVQAPQVQAATVIIEQETGAIRAMVGGYDYERSEFNRAVQAVRPPGSAFKPVTYSAAISEGWTPSDVIVDAPIIYPGDGSERDWKPTNFTEKFYGPTTLWEAIVRSRNIVTVKLAEAIGMDKVVARARLLGIRSALQPNLALSLGSNGVTLLELTSLYGTIANLGRRVAPHMILRVEDAQGRSLWGVSPESRQTIRPEEAYVMLNLLQGVVASGTASRVRALGRPLAGKTGTTNDYQDAWFVGVSPRYSAGVWVGMDDKTSLGKNETGARAALPIWMEIIGKIYEGKPVRDFRRPEGVTMVWIDRKFGYQISPGGENGVYQAFIAGTEPPFRGEVADTPQRPSRFFREDARPGAPPAREESPAGRSGN; from the coding sequence ATGGCGAAGCGCCCCATCCGGCTCGGGCCCCAGGCGCCGAGGGGGAGGCGGGCCTCCGGGACGCCCAAGGCGCGCGGGGAGATAAAAGAACCCCCTCGCCGGCGCCCCCGGCCCGCCTCGGGCGCGCTCTCGAGAGGGGCCGCCCCTCCTCCCGCAGGCAGGGTGCGCGTCCGCCTCCGCGCCTTCTGGCGCCTTCTCCGGAACACGGCGGCCCTCGTCCTGGTGCTGGGGGTCGTGCTTTTTGTCGCGCTCTCCGCGGGCGGGCTGTACTACTACCGCCAGGTTGCCGGCGAGTTGCCCGACGTCTCCCTCCTGCGAAGCTACAAGCCCAGTCTCGTCACAAAGGTATACGACCGCAACGGCAAGCTCATGCGCGAGTTTTTCATCGAGCGCCGCTTCCTGATCCATTTCGAGGAAATCCCCAGCGTGGCCATCCAGGCCACCCTCGCCACCGAGGACGCACGCTTCGAGGAACATTCGGGGGTGGACCTGTTCGGCATCCTCCGTGCCGCCACTCGGAATTTCTTCGAGGGCTATATTGTCGAAGGCGGGAGCACCATCACCCAGCAGCTGGCCAAATCCTTCTTCCTCAGCTCGCGGCGGAGCCTGCGCCGCAAGCTGAGCGAGGCCATCCTCGCGGTTCGCATCGAGCGGCACTTCGAGAAAAGAGAAATCCTGAACCTCTATCTCAACCAGATCTATTACGGCCAGGGCGCCTACGGCATCGAGGCAGCGGCCCAGGTCTACTTCGGGAAAAAGGCCGCCCGGCTCACTCTGCCGGAAGCGGCCCTGCTGGCCGGGTTGCCGCGCGCCCCCTCCATCTACAATCCTTTCCGTTCGGTAAAGCTGGCCCGGAAGCGCCGCTCCCATGTCCTGCGCCGCATGCTCGAGGAGGGCTACATCAAGCCCGGCGAATACGCCGAGGCGGAACTCGCCCCGGTACAGCTCCATCGCCCCGAGTTACTTGCCGATGAGGCGAACTACGCGGTTGAGTACGTGCGCCGGCGCATCGAACGGCAGTACGGTTCCTCTGGCCTCTACCGGAGCGGGCTGCGCATCTACACCACCCTCGATGGCGCGATTCAGCGCGCGGCCGCCGAGGCCGTTCGCCGGGGAATCCTCAGTGTGGACCAGCGGCAGGGCTACCGGGGGCCGCTCGGCCGCGTTCCCGCCGGACAGAGCGAGACGGTGACGTGGAAAACGGTGGAAGGTTTTCTGGAGAAGGGAAGGGAGTGGCGCGAGATCCGCTCTGGGAAATGGGAACCGGCGGTGGTGCTCGGCGTCCGGCCGGGGACCCTGCAGCTTCGGCTGCGAACGGGGGCGGGCCTGCTGCGCATTCAGGATGCGCGCTGGGCCCGGCGCTTCAATCCCAAGATGGATGGACTGCAGGAGCGGCTGGAGAGTTTCCGGGGAATTTTCCGCAGGGGGGAGATCATCCTCGTGGAGCGGCTTTCCCCGGCGCGCGGCGGAAGCGTACCGGTCGCCCTGGTGCAGGCGCCGCAGGTGCAAGCGGCCACCGTTATCATCGAGCAGGAAACCGGCGCGATTCGGGCCATGGTGGGGGGGTATGACTACGAGCGGAGCGAATTCAACCGCGCGGTCCAGGCCGTCCGGCCGCCGGGTTCGGCCTTTAAGCCAGTCACCTACTCGGCCGCCATCAGCGAAGGATGGACGCCCTCGGACGTCATCGTGGATGCGCCGATTATCTATCCTGGCGACGGCTCCGAGAGGGACTGGAAGCCGACGAATTTCACGGAAAAGTTTTACGGGCCGACCACATTGTGGGAGGCGATCGTCCGTTCGCGGAACATCGTAACCGTGAAGCTCGCCGAGGCGATCGGAATGGACAAGGTGGTGGCGCGGGCGCGTCTTTTGGGCATCCGCTCGGCCCTGCAGCCCAACCTGGCGCTCTCGCTGGGCTCGAACGGAGTGACGCTTCTCGAGTTGACCTCGCTGTACGGGACCATCGCCAATCTGGGACGTCGCGTCGCCCCCCACATGATTCTTCGCGTCGAGGATGCGCAGGGGAGATCCCTCTGGGGTGTCTCGCCCGAGTCGAGGCAGACGATCAGGCCGGAGGAGGCCTATGTGATGCTGAACCTCCTGCAGGGGGTGGTCGCCTCGGGGACCGCCTCGCGCGTCCGGGCGCTGGGCCGGCCGCTGGCGGGCAAGACGGGGACGACGAACGATTATCAGGACGCGTGGTTTGTCGGCGTCTCACCCCGCTATTCGGCGGGCGTCTGGGTGGGGATGGACGACAAGACCAGCCTGGGGAAGAACGAGACCGGGGCGCGGGCCGCTCTGCCGATCTGGATGGAGATTATCGGCAAGATTTACGAGGGAAAGCCGGTGCGCGATTTCCGGCGCCCGGAGGGGGTGACGATGGTGTGGATCGACCGGAAATTCGGGTATCAAATCAGCCCCGGGGGGGAGAACGGGGTTTACCAGGCATTCATCGCCGGGACGGAGCCGCCCTTCCGGGGAGAGGTGGCGGATACCCCGCAGCGGCCCTCGCGGTTTTTCCGGGAAGACGCACGGCCGGGAGCTCCTCCCGCACGAGAAGAGTCCCCGGCGGGGAGATCGGGAAACTAG
- a CDS encoding penicillin-binding protein activator: MLPFALDAMKSLNMRRALFTFFALAAFALSGCETLPVSKGSAPSAKKSAEKALEKKRAPAIFPKKSPSLRLSSQLPRPQGRSTVPAPSDTKWNAPEPAAPSRPRAALEAELRKNENADRADALLFDLARHDIREKNFADAARRLQKLLQEYPLSPLYNEGEYWLGLVLRAAGKHDDAWLPLRSSLSRATNNRKRAILQAALGEIYAARRDPFAALLSYADALSSDEAVPDAFLIQNRIIAIGRKGVESHQLLFAADRYRALPAGPILRYALALRAMDKQKPQVALAATRRFLDDYSSHPLKARVEAFEKEISGQLKINRERVGVLLPLSGPAASAGERVLQGIQLALRDALLKNPNLRVQLAVRDTRSTVQDPGRTAEMAKDLIEEEKVVAVIGPFFTQSAEVAAAISTEKRAPFITPFAIQLQMKREREWMFRNSLTSRLQSQGAAVYAVQEMGLRKFAVLYPDNEDGRELAEQFTHSVDLLGGKVVKLVPFSPTANDFGEQMRILGGLDDAQIRRKKKALGLTKKDPYELELPFEAIFIPGYHDKVVLIAPQIPFYNMKRIQLLGAHGWNNPSLIRYGEHYIERAVFVDGFHPESEEPRVADFVARFRQNPGIFAALGYDTASILFEGLAQGASTRSLMREFISRLKGFDGVMGLIDMGPDGDAQRQLFVLTVRRKVIRHLQMVTPHRALREAPAPVAAGPAPSR, translated from the coding sequence GTGCTGCCTTTTGCTCTTGATGCCATGAAATCTCTCAATATGCGCCGCGCCTTGTTCACCTTTTTCGCACTCGCCGCATTCGCCCTCTCGGGTTGCGAAACCCTGCCTGTCTCAAAGGGCTCCGCGCCTTCGGCGAAAAAGAGCGCGGAGAAAGCGCTGGAGAAAAAGCGTGCGCCCGCGATTTTCCCGAAAAAATCTCCCTCCCTGCGCCTTTCCTCCCAGCTGCCCCGTCCGCAGGGGCGGAGCACTGTGCCCGCTCCATCGGACACCAAATGGAACGCCCCCGAACCCGCCGCACCTTCGCGCCCCCGGGCCGCACTCGAGGCGGAGCTGCGGAAGAATGAAAACGCCGACCGCGCCGACGCTCTCTTGTTCGATCTGGCGCGCCACGACATCCGGGAGAAAAATTTCGCAGATGCAGCGCGCCGGCTTCAAAAGCTGCTCCAAGAATACCCCCTCTCCCCCCTCTACAACGAGGGCGAATACTGGCTGGGCCTTGTCCTCCGGGCCGCCGGAAAACACGACGACGCCTGGCTCCCCCTCAGGAGCAGCCTCAGCCGTGCGACCAACAACAGGAAACGGGCCATTCTCCAAGCCGCCCTGGGAGAGATCTACGCGGCGCGCCGCGATCCTTTCGCCGCCCTCCTGTCATACGCCGATGCGCTCTCGAGCGATGAGGCCGTGCCGGATGCATTCCTGATCCAAAACCGCATCATTGCAATCGGGAGAAAGGGCGTCGAATCGCACCAGCTTCTTTTCGCGGCCGACCGCTACCGCGCTCTTCCCGCGGGACCCATCCTGCGCTACGCGCTCGCCCTCCGCGCCATGGACAAGCAAAAACCACAGGTCGCCCTCGCGGCCACGCGCCGGTTTCTCGATGACTACTCGAGCCATCCTCTCAAAGCGCGGGTGGAGGCGTTCGAAAAGGAAATCTCCGGCCAGCTGAAGATCAACCGCGAGCGCGTGGGCGTTCTGCTGCCCCTGTCCGGGCCAGCGGCTTCGGCCGGTGAGCGTGTCCTCCAGGGGATTCAACTGGCCCTTCGCGACGCCCTGCTGAAAAACCCGAATCTCCGCGTGCAGCTGGCCGTACGCGACACCCGCAGCACGGTGCAGGATCCGGGGCGAACCGCCGAGATGGCGAAAGATCTGATCGAGGAAGAAAAGGTCGTTGCTGTGATCGGCCCCTTCTTCACCCAGTCGGCCGAGGTGGCAGCGGCGATCTCCACGGAAAAACGAGCGCCCTTCATCACCCCGTTCGCCATCCAACTGCAGATGAAAAGAGAGCGGGAATGGATGTTCCGCAACTCCCTCACCAGCCGGCTGCAGAGCCAGGGCGCAGCCGTCTACGCCGTCCAGGAAATGGGGCTTCGCAAATTCGCCGTTCTGTATCCCGACAACGAGGACGGCAGAGAGCTGGCCGAGCAGTTCACCCACAGCGTTGACCTTCTGGGCGGGAAAGTCGTGAAGCTCGTTCCCTTCTCCCCCACCGCGAACGACTTCGGCGAGCAGATGCGCATCCTGGGCGGGCTGGACGACGCGCAGATCAGGCGAAAGAAAAAAGCGCTCGGCCTGACGAAGAAAGATCCCTACGAACTCGAACTGCCCTTCGAGGCCATCTTCATCCCCGGCTACCACGACAAGGTGGTGCTGATCGCGCCCCAGATTCCCTTCTACAACATGAAGCGCATCCAGCTGTTGGGCGCGCACGGCTGGAACAATCCGAGTCTCATCCGCTACGGGGAGCACTACATCGAGAGGGCGGTCTTCGTGGACGGCTTTCATCCCGAGTCGGAGGAGCCGCGCGTGGCCGATTTCGTCGCCCGCTTCCGCCAGAATCCAGGCATCTTCGCCGCCCTAGGCTACGACACCGCCAGCATTCTTTTCGAGGGCCTCGCCCAGGGGGCGAGCACCCGATCGCTCATGCGCGAATTCATCTCCCGGCTCAAGGGATTCGACGGCGTGATGGGCCTCATCGACATGGGCCCGGATGGAGACGCGCAGCGCCAGCTCTTCGTTCTGACCGTTCGCCGCAAGGTCATTCGCCACCTGCAGATGGTCACCCCGCACCGGGCGCTGCGGGAAGCGCCCGCGCCCGTGGCGGCCGGCCCGGCGCCATCGCGCTGA
- a CDS encoding SDR family NAD(P)-dependent oxidoreductase, with amino-acid sequence MRLKGRRAFVLGGGRGIGRAIALAFAAEGADVVVAARTKNEVDEVAAAVEKAGVRSAALICDVGRAAEVEHAVREAESRLGEIDILVANAGVLHHAPLAEQTDAIWDEALRVNLSSVFWATRAAMPRMAARGWGRVIAMSSVSGKVGGRNRSAYHATKHGVIGFVRSVALEVADRGVTVNAICPGFVNTRMITDNKKDFADFSGKNLGEDETIQSFRTEIPMGRFLEPEEVAQMAVYLASEDARGITGQAFTISCGSVQA; translated from the coding sequence ATGCGGCTTAAGGGAAGAAGGGCGTTCGTGCTGGGCGGGGGCCGGGGCATTGGCCGTGCCATCGCGCTGGCCTTTGCGGCCGAGGGGGCGGATGTGGTCGTGGCGGCGCGGACAAAAAACGAAGTGGATGAAGTGGCCGCCGCCGTCGAAAAGGCCGGGGTGCGAAGCGCGGCGCTCATCTGCGATGTCGGCCGCGCGGCGGAGGTGGAGCACGCCGTGCGCGAGGCGGAAAGCCGGCTGGGAGAGATTGATATCCTCGTGGCGAACGCCGGGGTGCTCCACCACGCGCCCCTGGCGGAGCAGACCGACGCGATATGGGACGAGGCACTCCGCGTGAATCTGAGCAGCGTCTTCTGGGCCACGCGGGCGGCGATGCCGCGCATGGCGGCGCGGGGATGGGGCCGTGTCATCGCCATGAGCTCGGTCTCCGGCAAGGTGGGCGGCCGCAACCGCAGCGCCTACCACGCGACCAAGCACGGGGTGATCGGCTTTGTCCGATCGGTCGCTCTCGAGGTGGCCGATCGGGGGGTGACGGTGAATGCGATCTGCCCAGGGTTCGTGAACACGCGGATGATCACGGATAACAAAAAGGATTTCGCCGACTTTTCCGGGAAGAACCTGGGCGAGGACGAGACCATCCAGTCCTTCCGCACGGAGATTCCGATGGGCCGTTTTCTCGAGCCGGAAGAGGTGGCCCAGATGGCGGTCTATCTCGCCAGCGAGGACGCCCGGGGGATCACCGGCCAGGCGTTTACGATATCGTGCGGGTCGGTTCAGGCCTGA
- the pilM gene encoding type IV pilus assembly protein PilM, whose product MFRKPRTPLALDIGSFAVKLVQLERGKQGLTLTRLGMASLAPGAVEDGTIKDHEEVLRAVEELVSAEKIKAKEAVVSLSGNAALVRTLHIPRMSGPAREAAIDAEVAQILPFPPEEARITRQRLGRVLIQGEEMEEFLLVAVKRKPLKDLVELMRHMRLEPKIVDVNLLALESAVHLSGAIAPDEEDAIALVDIGASVTLVHILRGRRTLLTRLIPYGGNAVTEKLVEALAVSRTEAEEIKQGVRAPLSPRKAAESIREEVERVALELGRTFQLLWHSNPDIRVGRIILSGGGAQLDGLPAFLGASLDIGVDISQPFQRVEVPEDKFDPDYVELLSPIATVGAGLAHRVVESA is encoded by the coding sequence GTGTTTCGAAAACCCCGCACGCCACTGGCGCTCGATATCGGCTCCTTCGCGGTCAAGCTGGTGCAGCTTGAGCGGGGGAAGCAGGGCCTGACGCTGACGCGGCTCGGCATGGCCTCTCTCGCCCCGGGCGCGGTCGAGGACGGCACCATCAAGGATCATGAAGAGGTCCTGCGGGCGGTGGAGGAGCTGGTCTCGGCCGAGAAGATAAAGGCCAAGGAGGCGGTTGTCTCCCTCTCGGGAAACGCCGCCCTGGTGCGCACCCTCCACATTCCACGCATGTCGGGCCCGGCCCGCGAGGCGGCCATTGACGCGGAGGTGGCGCAGATCCTTCCGTTTCCACCGGAGGAGGCGCGCATCACCCGCCAGCGGCTGGGGAGGGTACTGATCCAGGGGGAGGAGATGGAGGAATTTCTTCTCGTGGCGGTAAAGCGCAAGCCCTTGAAAGATCTGGTGGAGCTGATGCGCCACATGCGCCTGGAGCCGAAGATCGTGGATGTGAATCTCCTCGCTCTCGAGAGCGCGGTCCATCTCTCGGGCGCCATCGCGCCGGATGAGGAGGACGCCATCGCCCTGGTGGACATTGGGGCCTCCGTCACGCTTGTCCACATCCTGCGGGGGAGGCGGACGCTGCTGACGCGCTTGATCCCCTACGGCGGAAACGCGGTGACCGAGAAGCTGGTGGAGGCCTTGGCCGTGAGCCGCACGGAGGCGGAGGAGATCAAGCAGGGGGTGCGGGCACCCTTGAGCCCGCGGAAGGCGGCCGAGTCCATCCGCGAGGAGGTGGAGCGGGTCGCCCTCGAGCTGGGCCGCACGTTCCAGCTCCTCTGGCATTCGAACCCGGATATCCGCGTGGGGCGCATCATCCTCAGCGGCGGCGGCGCCCAGCTGGACGGCCTGCCCGCTTTTCTGGGCGCTTCGCTGGACATCGGGGTGGACATCTCCCAGCCCTTTCAGCGGGTCGAGGTGCCCGAGGACAAATTTGATCCCGACTATGTCGAGCTTCTGTCCCCGATCGCCACGGTGGGCGCCGGGCTGGCGCACCGGGTGGTGGAGAGCGCGTGA
- a CDS encoding 3-dehydroquinate dehydratase has translation MRILLLNGPNLNLLGTREPEVYGRTTLAELEAALAAHAGEQGVELDCFQSNVEGELVNALQRAGGAMPPSAEGPPPRGKCAACIFNPGGYTHTSVALRDAISGLELPVYEVHISNVLSREEFRHVSLIGPVAAGSVIGFGLRGYFLALQAAIDRHVRGLGDFPAGVTP, from the coding sequence GTGCGCATTCTCCTTTTGAATGGGCCAAATCTGAATCTTCTGGGTACGCGGGAGCCGGAGGTGTACGGCCGGACCACCCTCGCCGAGCTCGAAGCCGCCCTCGCGGCCCATGCGGGGGAACAGGGCGTCGAACTCGATTGTTTCCAGTCGAACGTCGAGGGCGAACTGGTGAACGCGCTCCAGCGCGCCGGAGGGGCGATGCCCCCCAGCGCGGAGGGCCCCCCGCCGAGGGGAAAGTGCGCCGCCTGCATCTTCAACCCCGGCGGCTACACCCACACGAGCGTGGCGCTGCGCGATGCCATCTCTGGCCTCGAACTTCCGGTGTATGAAGTCCACATCTCCAACGTGCTCTCCCGCGAGGAGTTCCGGCACGTCTCGCTGATCGGCCCTGTCGCCGCGGGCTCTGTGATCGGCTTCGGCCTGCGCGGTTATTTTCTCGCCCTTCAGGCGGCCATCGATCGGCACGTCCGCGGGTTGGGGGATTTCCCGGCGGGAGTGACGCCGTGA
- a CDS encoding site-2 protease family protein → MNKPFADQMAPEPWPRPSELLQGAPGSPPEQAAEGGGERRLFSWDSPWLPSLLFALTLFTTLLAGAMQRGVSPQDAAQAPSLLLRGLPFAGTLMLILGAHELGHYLAGRRWGVAATLPFFIPAPTLFGTFGALIRIRGYIPNRRALLDLAVAGPLAGMAVAVPAVAVGLMLSRIVPQKAAMAGGGLGLGTSWLFEWISWLALGPAGPGNDVVLHPVAFAGWCGFLVTSLNLIPAGQLDGGHIVYALFGRWHRPISLGVGCVLAGMSYWWPGWLIWAAVALLLGRRHPPLLDEGEDLGPGRRLLGIVCLALLVLTFTRVPLLLF, encoded by the coding sequence ATGAACAAGCCTTTTGCCGACCAGATGGCGCCGGAACCCTGGCCCCGGCCCTCAGAATTGCTTCAGGGGGCCCCAGGGAGCCCGCCGGAGCAGGCGGCAGAGGGCGGGGGAGAACGGCGGCTTTTTTCTTGGGACAGCCCCTGGCTGCCCTCCCTTCTTTTTGCGCTGACGCTGTTTACCACGCTCCTGGCGGGGGCGATGCAGCGCGGAGTTTCGCCGCAGGATGCGGCCCAGGCTCCCTCCCTCCTTCTCCGCGGCCTTCCCTTCGCCGGAACGCTGATGCTGATTCTCGGCGCCCATGAACTGGGCCATTATTTGGCCGGAAGGCGCTGGGGGGTGGCGGCGACGCTCCCCTTTTTCATCCCGGCCCCTACGCTCTTCGGCACCTTCGGCGCCCTCATTCGGATCCGGGGCTACATTCCGAACCGCAGGGCGCTGCTCGATCTGGCGGTGGCCGGGCCGCTGGCCGGGATGGCAGTGGCCGTTCCGGCGGTGGCGGTGGGATTGATGCTCTCCCGCATCGTGCCCCAGAAGGCCGCGATGGCGGGGGGCGGCCTCGGGCTGGGCACCTCCTGGCTCTTTGAGTGGATTTCCTGGCTGGCGCTGGGACCGGCAGGCCCGGGGAACGACGTGGTCCTCCACCCGGTGGCCTTCGCGGGCTGGTGCGGATTTCTGGTGACATCGCTGAATCTGATACCGGCGGGCCAACTCGATGGGGGCCACATCGTATATGCCTTGTTCGGAAGGTGGCACCGGCCGATCTCCCTGGGGGTGGGCTGTGTGCTGGCGGGGATGTCATACTGGTGGCCGGGGTGGCTCATCTGGGCCGCGGTGGCGCTTTTGCTCGGCAGGCGGCATCCGCCGCTCCTCGATGAGGGGGAAGATCTCGGCCCCGGCCGGCGCCTGTTGGGAATTGTCTGCCTGGCGCTACTGGTTTTAACCTTTACGCGAGTACCGTTGCTCTTGTTCTGA
- the aroB gene encoding 3-dehydroquinate synthase, which yields MKSVCVHLGERGYTIRIVSGALSLLGETARVHFAGGRALIVSDTNVAPLFGPKALASLKRAGVAAELFAVPAGERSKSDRQLGRIYDRLARMHIDRGCGIVALGGGVVGDLAGYAAATYLRGLPYIQVPTSLLAQVDSAVGGKTAIDHPAGKNLIGAFYQPAAVLSDTAALKKLPAREFHAGFAEVVKHAAIADRRLFAYLEKNAARLLRREAAPLAHVVAVNCRIKARVVEADERESNLRQILNFGHTLGHAVEAAAGYSRRLLHGEAVAIGMAAAARLSFREGRCTEAEAARLIDLLARFALPVSMRRPPAEAALRRLVARDKKSHRGEAQFVLMEKIGRVRTGCALSGKGWRTALTG from the coding sequence GTGAAGAGCGTCTGCGTCCATCTGGGGGAGAGGGGCTACACCATCCGCATCGTGAGCGGCGCGCTCTCCCTTTTGGGAGAGACGGCCCGCGTACACTTTGCGGGCGGGCGCGCCCTCATCGTGAGCGACACGAACGTGGCCCCTCTCTTCGGCCCGAAGGCACTCGCCTCCCTCAAGCGGGCGGGCGTGGCGGCGGAGCTCTTCGCGGTTCCCGCCGGGGAGCGGAGCAAGAGCGATCGCCAGCTTGGCCGGATCTACGACCGCCTCGCGAGGATGCACATCGACCGCGGCTGCGGGATCGTCGCCCTGGGTGGTGGTGTGGTCGGCGATCTGGCGGGCTATGCGGCGGCCACCTATCTCCGGGGGCTTCCCTACATCCAGGTGCCGACCTCGCTTCTGGCCCAGGTGGACAGCGCGGTCGGGGGCAAGACAGCCATCGATCATCCGGCGGGGAAGAACCTCATCGGCGCCTTTTATCAGCCGGCCGCCGTTCTGAGCGACACCGCCGCGCTGAAGAAGCTGCCCGCGCGCGAGTTCCACGCGGGGTTCGCCGAGGTGGTGAAGCACGCCGCCATCGCCGACCGGCGGCTCTTCGCGTATCTCGAGAAGAACGCCGCCCGTCTGCTGCGCCGCGAGGCAGCGCCGCTCGCGCACGTGGTGGCGGTCAACTGCCGGATCAAGGCCCGCGTCGTCGAGGCGGACGAGCGCGAGTCGAATCTTCGCCAGATACTGAACTTCGGCCACACCCTCGGCCACGCGGTTGAGGCGGCGGCGGGCTACTCCAGGCGCTTGCTCCATGGGGAGGCCGTCGCCATCGGGATGGCGGCCGCCGCGCGCCTCTCCTTCCGGGAGGGGCGCTGCACGGAGGCGGAGGCTGCACGCCTGATCGATCTGCTGGCGCGGTTCGCCCTCCCGGTTTCCATGCGCCGCCCGCCGGCGGAGGCCGCCCTTCGCCGTCTCGTGGCGCGGGACAAGAAGAGCCACAGGGGGGAAGCCCAATTCGTCCTCATGGAAAAAATCGGCCGGGTCCGCACGGGCTGCGCGCTCTCCGGGAAGGGATGGCGCACCGCGCTGACGGGGTGA